Genomic window (Candidatus Desulfatibia profunda):
TGTGCGGCGGCCGGGTCGGCAAAGACGGGATTCACGGTGTGACCGCTTCGTCAGAGATCTTTTCCGAGCATACGCCGGCCGGCCATGTGCAGATCGGCGACCCTTACACCCAAAAGAAAATGCACGATTTTTTGCTCCGGGCCCGGGACGAAGGCCTGATCCAATTTATCACCGACAACGGCGGCGGCGGTCTTTCCTCTTCAGTGGGCGAATCGGCGCGGTTTTCAGGCGGGTGTGAAATTCAACTTGAGAAGGTTCCCTTGAAATATGCGGGGCTGGATCAGTGGGAGATCTGGGTGTCGGAATCCCAGGAGCGCATGACCGTAGCAGTGCTCCCCGAGCATCTGGACCGCTTTCTGGAGCTTTCCAGGTTGCATGCCGTCGAAAGTACGGTTATCGGCCGATACACCGATTCGGGCAAACTGCATATCACTTACAGCGGAGAAACCTGCGTCTACGTCGACATCGATCTTCCGACGTCGGGTTTTCCCCAGTGGGAGTTCGATGCCCACTGGCTTGAGCCGGGCATGCGGGGACTTTATGAGCCGGTGTTGCAGGAGCCGACGCAGTACCGGCAGCTGCTTTTAGATATTTTATCGCGCCCCAATGTCTGTTCCAAAGAGTGGATCAGCCGCCAGTATGACCATGAAGTCCAGGGTACCGGTGTTATTAAACCATTGGTAGGGGTCGGTCGGGATGTCGGCAGTGATGCAGCGGTGATCCGTCCGGTGCTTGAGTCCCAAAAGGGGCTGGCCTTTGCCCAGGCCCTGCTACCGGCCTACTCGGCCATCGATGCCTATCACATGACAAGTTGCACCATTGATGAGGCCGTACGGCGGCTCGTGGCGGTCGGTGCGGATCCGGGCCATATCGGCGGTGTCGACAATTTCTGCTGGCCCAGCATTCAGTACCACGAGCAAAACAACCCGGACGGCAGATTCAAGGCCGCTCAACTGGTGCGTGCTTGCCGCGCGCTGCGGGATATCTGCCTGGCGTATGAAATACCGCTGCTTTCGGGCAAAGACAGCATGTACGTTGACGGCCACCTGCCGGGGCGTTACGGTGAAATCCATAAGGTATCGGCTCTGGAGACCCTTCAATTCTCAACCACGGCGGTGATCGCAGATATTACCAAATGCGTGACCATGGACAGCAAGATGCCCGGGGATCTGGTATATGTTCTGGGAACCACCCGCAATGAACTTGGCGGGTCCGAATACTACGAGCATTTGGGCTACGTGGGTCTGAATGTTCCCCGGGTCCGGCCGGACGAATTTTTCCCGTTGTACCAAGCCCTTGGCCGCAGTATTGAAGCGGAGTTGGTCGCCTCGGCCCGCGGGATCTATCGGGGCGGTCTGGGGGTGCACCTTGCCTTAAAGGCCATGGCAGGCAACTTGGGCCTGCAGGTTGATCTAAACCTGGTGCCGGCAGAGGAAGTTGTCCGCAATGATGTGCTGTTATTTTCGGAATCGGCCGGTCGCTTTATCGTCACCGTCGATCCCGAGAACAAAAAGAAGTTCGAAAAGATGTTCAAAGGGCTTGCCTGCGCCTGCATCGGCACTGTCACGGCCCAAACCGATGTTATCGTCAGGGGACTTGACAACAAAACCCTGATTGAAGCTGCGGTGCAGGATCTCAAATCCGCCTGGAAA
Coding sequences:
- a CDS encoding phosphoribosylformylglycinamidine synthase, coding for MPYRLEIALKPELFDAEGAGVRQKAKNYLGIELDQVRTIYVITIDADLSKAQLQTIQSEIFTNPVSQISAYDPLDIPFDWSIWVGYRPGVRDNPGSTAVEAVEDVLGIRLGPDEAVYTSKRYCLKGKGLTAEDADTIAGELLANDIIQQWKIYAADSWDPAEGIGIIIPKVVLDHTPTVTTVPVDSDASLKAVSDERNLALNPADIPTIRAYFLDKDVQRARAAVGLSDPTDIELEYISQARSDHCNHNTFRGLFRYRDLATGKTDIVDNLFKTCIEAPTLALQKKKDWVVSVLWDNAGVGRFDENHCYVITGETHNSPSNMEAYGGAITGIVGVYRDPLGTGKGSKLVMGGYGFCVGHRHYDGDLEPRLHPRRLLDGVIEGVRDGGNKSGIPTTFGQVLFHPGYMGKCLVFVTAVGLMPSQIQGKPAYQKRTSPKDLVIMCGGRVGKDGIHGVTASSEIFSEHTPAGHVQIGDPYTQKKMHDFLLRARDEGLIQFITDNGGGGLSSSVGESARFSGGCEIQLEKVPLKYAGLDQWEIWVSESQERMTVAVLPEHLDRFLELSRLHAVESTVIGRYTDSGKLHITYSGETCVYVDIDLPTSGFPQWEFDAHWLEPGMRGLYEPVLQEPTQYRQLLLDILSRPNVCSKEWISRQYDHEVQGTGVIKPLVGVGRDVGSDAAVIRPVLESQKGLAFAQALLPAYSAIDAYHMTSCTIDEAVRRLVAVGADPGHIGGVDNFCWPSIQYHEQNNPDGRFKAAQLVRACRALRDICLAYEIPLLSGKDSMYVDGHLPGRYGEIHKVSALETLQFSTTAVIADITKCVTMDSKMPGDLVYVLGTTRNELGGSEYYEHLGYVGLNVPRVRPDEFFPLYQALGRSIEAELVASARGIYRGGLGVHLALKAMAGNLGLQVDLNLVPAEEVVRNDVLLFSESAGRFIVTVDPENKKKFEKMFKGLACACIGTVTAQTDVIVRGLDNKTLIEAAVQDLKSAWKKPFGDLV